The bacterium nucleotide sequence GATAAATATCGCGCTGATTCTATTAATTACCGTCCCCCCTCGGGTGAAACTCTAGATGAAGTTCGCCAACGAATAACTGAAGCCCTAACGCGCATTAAAGAAGAAGTTCAGGACGGCAATGCCGCCATAGTAGGCCATGGCGGGAGCCTAAGATGGATAATCATGGACTGTCTCAGCGCCCCCATCGAAACCTACCGCCGCCTAACACTTGACAACGGCTCTCTCTCCCTCGTCCAATACGAATCCACCGGCCAATGGCTCTCCCTCTTCAACGACACCTCCCACCTAGGCGCCCTCCTCTCCGACGCCACCGTATCGGTGCAGTTAAACCGTTGAATGGGAGCTTAATAGCGTCCTAAGAAATCATAAACTTCAAAAT carries:
- the cobC gene encoding alpha-ribazole phosphatase, which gives rise to MKIFLIRHGQTEWNHEQRYQGHTDVALDKIGIKQAELVAVRLFEKGLKAVYSSDLQRASKTAQIIADVAGCPLHTTPLLREANFGEWEGKTRQQIQDGYPGLFDKYRADSINYRPPSGETLDEVRQRITEALTRIKEEVQDGNAAIVGHGGSLRWIIMDCLSAPIETYRRLTLDNGSLSLVQYESTGQWLSLFNDTSHLGALLSDATVSVQLNR